Below is a genomic region from Raphanus sativus cultivar WK10039 chromosome 4, ASM80110v3, whole genome shotgun sequence.
GAAGCTCATATTCTGCATATGTGAAACCACAGTAGATGGTCCAATGATTGAGGAATATGCTTGTAAGTTCTGgcgagatgatgatgattagcTTGAGAAAAAAGTGTAGTTACTAGTTAGTTAACTGGTCGATAGTTCAGTTAATTGCCGTTTCATGACAGTTTATTCTATAATTTATGAGTTCGTCTTACGTTTTGATTGAGAACTGGTTCATGGTTGACATTCTTTTATGGTTTTCATTGGAGATCAGGAGTTCATCTTGCAAATGGTAATGAATATTGTAACTGCCCTGGCCTTCTGGGGGTGTTCCATTTCCGTCGGTTTCTTAATTGCTCATCACTACTTTTTGCTTCTGCTCCAGCGCACCATTGTGATGAAGCTTCTGTACTATGATGATGTTACAGTATGTATTGTATAGGCTTATAGCCATCTAAATTCTATGAATCCTGGTGATAAACAATGCAGCTTGAATAGAGCTTCTTAACTCTGACTTCCAGACAAACATTGTGATAATAAGCATTTGAACTCATTTCCTGGTTTACTGATAGTGTGCCTCTTTGCCTAGGTTAATGATTACTGGGTAACTACATTTACCAAAATTCTTTGCCTCTAATACTTGAACCATACGTTAAAAATATAGTCAAAGTCAAAACCATAAAAATCTCTTTACATCAACAGAAAAACACAGATATCTCTCGTTTGTAAACACAGAAGAGAACATGAAAATGAGGAACTTGTAGCTCCCAAAGAAGAGTAACTTGTCTCGCTACCGTCTAAGCACAAGATGCACTGAAGCCTGAAgggaaagtatatatatatatatatatctgtgtACATGACAATAATGCCAAATATCTCCTAAAAAAATCTCATCGATGCTCCCTTGCAGTCCAAGAAACTCAAGACCCTAGAAAGAAGAAACCATTTGATTATATCTTGCTACTCACAGAGAGAGATATAGAGTTAGACCCATGTTAATGAAACTCAATCAATAAAATTCATTATAGAGTGATGAACTTACTCAATCTTGTGGTAGATTatccggtggtggtggtggtggagcaTTAACACGGGCATGCTCAAAGAGGAATGCAGGGTTGAACTCTTCCCCTGGTGATTGATCTGGCGGCGGTGCTGGATCTCTCCACCCGAGAAGTGCGCAGCAATTGACGCACGAGACCTCATGGCCGCAGAAGCGATAGAGGTCGTAAAGAACTGGTACTTCTGCAATCATGACATTGTACCTGCCCaaaaaatctttatattttcagatttaacagttttttttaaaaaagggcTGGAATTAATGGGAAACTTACACAAGGTAAAACTGATATAAGTCGAGCCATGTTGCTTCCAAGAGATCTTCACTTTTTGCGATTTGAACATTGCATGTAGCGCATGTATAGACTGGTCCGTCTTCTTCGACCAAGAACACTCTTCCCATAACTCTAAAACTGCAAAATCATTAACGTATGACTCGGAAGAAAGAATCCATGGAAACGCAACAAGAAACCGAGAGAAGAAACTCAAAAGATTTCCATTTCCGACGATCAAGTTAAAGagatttctaaattttgagGGTTTAAGAAAGACAGCAATAATCACTTTGGCCGGAGATAGTAACTGAAACGATACGggaagaaacagagagaagtTCCAAGATTCTCAAGAACACGGGatcaaaatttatatcaaatactATTAAGAAGACTAATTAGAAGATAAGGATAGATTAAGAGAGAGACAGATAATCACCTTCGAGGGTGATATTAGGGGGGAAACGTGACGAATAATGAcaggatagagagagagagagaaggagaatcTCAGGGAGAATGTGGAAGACAAGACTTGAGAGGGTATTTCAAAATTTCCCGGGATTTATATGAATTTAAAGCCTAAGGCCCAATAAGAAAGCCCAATACGTATGCAAAGTTTTGTCTCATTTCTATTTAACGTCTCTTTCTTAAAGCATTTCTCCAATTCTTTGATTGATTCTCTGTGGCCTTCTTTTGCTTGGTTGATCCCTTGTGGTTGGTGATTCTGCAATTAAATCTGAAATTTaaaacaagcaaaaaaaaaacagtgggTGAGGGCAGGAGGGCTAGTTTACAATttgattattaaaattaataaagatgTGTGCCAAAAATAATTACGTTTCCTGATCAGAAAGTGGTTTCAAAAATCAGTTTTTTGATCGGTCTCTAGGTATAGTTTGGTCCGGCTCTGTTTGACTGCGGTGGACGCAGTACAATGAGTTTTAGTTTGCAGCCAAAATCTACAGAAGAAAAAGCAATTCTCtctttgtccaaaaaaaagCAATCCTCTCTCTCATTTCAATCACTTTCTGCTCATATCCTCTTGCTTTAGGTTGTTTTTGGGTCGATTCGGGACTGTCAGGTCGCTTATTTAGCTTTAACTTCCGGTCCCAAACCTCAGTTGCAAACCGGTGGATAACACTAAATTAATCTTCATATGATGTTGAGATTAGACAAgttattaaaatctaaaaacgttCATAATGATGTACGTATGTTATATTGTTATGTACACCAAAATATATGGTTTATTTAATATCCTTTtgaaaatgacatttttatgGAGTGGACCATCTGTGTCCGCACATGAATAAATAGTGCAACCAATACAACACCGTAAGGAAGTTTATGCATCATTTAAATTCTCATAGTCCTCCCAACCATCTCTTCAAAAAGGTCTCTTTTCTTCAccctttattttttgtttggtttttagCTTCCACACACCTTATGAAGAGAAACAAAACATagtaaacaaaacaacaaatgaTTCGCTTTCGACTTCTTTGCCTCTTTGTTCTTCTCTTCACTCTCGTTTGTGTTTTCTCCAAAGCCCCAAGCACTCATGCTGCTGGAAGACGAAGCTTTTCCTCCGGACCTTCTAGAAGAGAGAAAGGGTTTTCCTACTCTTATGCCACACGTGTGATCGGCTCTGGACAACTGAAGCAGGAGAAGAGAAAGATTCCGACGGGGTCAAACCCTTTGCATAACAAGCGATAGTAAAGGGTTTATTTCTATGCCGGCAACAAAGAATATTAGTgttctttttatcttttgttttgcGTCTCTCCCTCTCCTTGTTTTTAAACTGGAGAATATATGTAAAATgtctatatataattatatatacactaATGTGATGTATACATGCTCCCATATATCCTGGTGTAGCTAGGAGTTTTTGAAACGTATATTGAAGGATTCAGATTGATTGCAGTTCATCATTTGATGTTTATGTATGCAGAAGTAAGTGTTGTATATCGTTTGTGTAATTGTGTTCTAAAAAATTATGATTCCTTATATGGTTAAATAACGCAtataacatgatttttttttgtttaatcgtACCATACTATTGTTAGCAAAGATATGTTTGATCAAAGATGATTTTCTCTTTATAGCTTATATATTTTTCGGTTTATAAAGACTACTATTTATTTGACCAAAAAGACTATTATTCAAAATAGTTCCATCTTGAGAATAACAATCTTCAATGGCTGCAAGGCTACGTCCTAATAAGTTTGGAATTAATCTCTTCTCTGCAATGACTGTTAAATTATCTTCTACACCGTCggtaaaaatagttttcaataaTTAGCGGATcattagtatatataaaaaaatatatatcaaaggGTGACAAATATTGTAAACTTTTATGTTGATGCTTAATTATTTtggaaacagaagaagaaggataaaATACTTATTATATTTGTGGATGTAGAAAATTGtggtttaatgatttggtttatgGTTGATGATGGAAAAAGAGCCTGTAAGATTGACTACTCCAACCAACTTTATGAAAATCGAGCTTTTATCTAAAAAAACGTGACTAGATTATCTCATATTAAAAGAGAGTCTGAAGAAATCACCAAATGAATTTGCTCCCATTTTGTATTCATCACGACTTCAATTTACTTTTAGTGTTTCGCGCAGGCGCATTTGTTTATTGTGGAAATAGGAAAAATCAACTTTGATCAACAAAATTATTATGCAGTTGAAAGTGTGAAAAAGGGTATAGTTGTTTTCTTGATATCAATTATAGCACAAGGCATTATAATCCCAAAAAGGCTAACTCAAAGTCGTATACGTATCGATATGCGAATATTACAGACATAGAAGTATAGTGTTACTATGATCTAAATGGTGACACTTCAAAAGATCAATCATGTGTATGCATGTGTTGTTAtaagaaaaacactaaacagtccaaaaaaatatttggggAAATTAATGACTATATGCAAGAGGTTATTGATAATCTCGAATAGTTCCCATAACACACGAGTGTATGTGACAGAAAGACAGGGCCTGTGCATACAGTATCAACTTATCAAAGCTGACCACAAATTTCTCCTTTGAGACCTTAAGCAAAATAACAGCACACCATGTACGTTTATTGGTTTGATCATGAGAAGACAAGCAGGAATGTCCCAGAAGGTGACCAGCTTTCCACCATACGTACCaatcttattttcatttagaAAATAGCCTATTTTAAATAAGCATCATGTCAGAGTACCGTTGATATTCTcctacattttttaaaaactttatttcaTAATAATACCATACATTCTCTACCGCTCGAGTACTCAACCAAGTGTGGACCATGAACTGCATGCTACAACACTCCACAATCCAAGTCTTTGGGGGCAGATAACAAAAGAAGTAATCTCAATAACTCAAGAACTAAGTATATGAAACAATTTTCAACAGAGATCAAAGAATTTGCAAGACTAAGTAGACAATTTCAGTATTTTAATCTTTTTCATGTTGATAGGGTAACTAATTCAACAATTGAGTTTTTGTCGGTACAACCAGCGAAAGAGCTCCTTCATCGACCACATCCTTAACCATGGTGGTAGACTCCTCCTCGTCACACTTCTCAAAACCAGATTTAAACCGGTCATAATTAGTCATCTCAACCGGTTTAAACGGACGTTCACCCAAAATTCTCACAAGATCATCCTGATGCAACACTTCTTTCTCCAGCAAAAGCTCAGCCACCTCAGCCACTTGCTCTCTGTGTCTCTCAATAAGCTCCACGGTCTTGTCGTATGCTTTCCTCAACCATTCCCTGACTTCCTCGTCTATGATCGCACGTGTTTGGTCGCTATACCGTTTGCAAAAATCTTCACCAAATGAGACCAGCCCCACCTTGTCACTGAAACCGTACACAGTCACTTGCTCGTACGTCATCTTCGTCACTTCCTCTAGATCGTTCTGTGCACCCGTTGATATCTTCCCTATCAACACCTGCGTTGCAATACAccttaaatctttaaatattATCTTGACAAAAAGTATTTCCTCTCATTATAAAAAGAGTAGTCTATTGGCTAAAACACTAGATTACCTGCTCGGCTGCACGACCACCTAGTGTCACGCAAGTCATATCGAAGAACTGTTCTTTGGTCATGAAAAGATTCTCGTTTGGAACATACTGTGCAAACCCGAGCGTGGCAGTGCCTCGTGGCACTATACTCACCTTCAGTAACGGCTCGGCATATTCCAAGAACCAACCAGCAACTGCGTGACCAGATTCATGATACGCAACGGTACGTCGCTCCAGTTTACTTATCACCTGTATGCAAAGAGATACATTCATATTCTGGTTTCAAGAAAATATCAAAGTTAGCTTATATATGTTTACCAGATTATTCTTCTCAAGACCACCAATAACACGATCAACCGCAGATTCAAAATGCTCCATCCTAACCACATCTCCTTCATCTCTAGCAGCGAGAAGAGCCGCCTCGTTACACAGATTCGAAATATCAGCTCCAGAGAAACCAGGAGTGAGAGCAGCAAGCCTCCCAGAGTAGTAACACAACGGCTTCTCTTGTTCAAGTTTAATCTTGTTCAAGTAAATCTTGAAAATCTCATCACGGCCTTTCACATCCGGTTTATCGACAGCTATCTGACGAGCAAACCGTCCAGGACGTAACAAAGCTTTATCCAAAACATCCGGTCTATTGGTCGCAGCAAGAACCAAAACTCCTCCTCCGTCCATCTCAACTAGCAACTGATTCAGAGTGCTTTCATGCTCGTTGCTACCTCCACCTCCTCTTGCACGACCAATGGCATCGATCTCGTCTATGAATACAATGCTAGGTGTAGATTGTCTAGCCTCTCTGAACAGACGTCTCACCCTCGAAGCTCCAACGCCGGCGTATACCTCAACGAAGTCTGAACCGGACATGGACAGAAACGGCAAACCGGATTCACCTGCTGTAGCTTTTGCTAAGAGGGTCTTTCCCGTTCCGGGAGGACCTACTAAAAGCGCACCTCTAGGGATCTTAGCACCCAAATCTTGGTACTTCTTAGGGTTCTTGAGGAAATGTACAAGCTCCATGAGTTCTTGTTTAGCCTCCTCGCATCCAGCGACATCGTTAAAACGAATCTTCTTATCTTTGGAACTGTTATCTGCTTTCGTTACTGTGGCTTCGCCTGTATTGGAAACTCTAGCACCGGTTCTTTTCACAGCACCTGATCCGCCTTTCACTTGACTCGCCCAACAGATGAGAGTACCAACGAGCAGTAAAGACGGAGCAAACCTCAGTAGATCTTGAAACCAGACCATTTCAGAGACGAGAACAAACTCCTTCATGTACTGACCACCGCGTGTTTTGGCAGGGATAACGTTACCATTATTACCTTGGAGTTTCACTAGTGATTTGTTTGAAACATCGGTATGGTCAATCTGAAACAGACAAGGTGTAGCCACAGAACATTACTAATAGTgggggaaaaaaaaaaaaacccctaAGAATATCACAGAGTTAAGTTTATTGTGTATATGTGCTTGCCTGTTGATGTTCTCTAGAGCCATGTgggagagaagaaaagaagacaGCAAGATCCCGCAGCGGATTTAGCAGGTTTTGGAGACCATTCATGAACATATTGATTTGTACAAATCAGGCAACAACTTGATCAATCTTCCAAGAAAAACTCGTTGTTTATAATTCTCCTCCTCCCTCCCCTAAACAATGGTgaagaaaacaaattttatacatataagaAGAGCCTAGAgtatatataatagaaaaaccctaaacccaatacAATTAGGAAACTGATATCGCTAATAAGTATGTAAAAACTAACAAAGAGAAATTTAACTTGAACAAAAAtggaaattttctttttgttagattctgactatttttttttagtggACAGGGAAGAGGGAATTATATTGTTCAGAACTACAGAGTGTATACTTTATGAAAGGTTCACTGCGGTATTTCAGTATCAGTGTCCAGTGTTGTACAAGTAAATCCTCTATTGACTAGGGTTCGGTGTAAGTGAACATGCAAGTATTCGGGTCTAATGGACCAGAACCAGCTGGGAAGGCCTTCAAGCAACAATACAAGATTTGAACATCCCAACCACAACAGAAGTTAGAAGATTTTTACCCCTTTGATTTCGTTTCTCTCCACCACAGCAACTCTTCAAAGCATTATTGTAAGAGTAATAATCAACCTCCAGCTTCTCCATCCAAGGGGGACATGTTCTCCATTATCTCCTGCATATCGAAATGAAGAATCCATAGTCAGCCAAAAAAGCATCTTCTCGTGAAGTTAAAAGAGTGCTTATGCATTTGGTCAAAGGCTTTCAAGATTCACACACTATAAGAATTtgacatataaaaaaaagaaaaggaaatgaAACTCCTTGTCTCTGCAATGAAAAACCAGTTACTAGGAGCAAACTCTTATCAATGAACTAGGCCATTAATGGTTCCATCACAATAATGCAGAACGTAAAATCACTATCTAATTCTGATAAAGTTCGAAACTTTTGTTTCATATGAAAGATGCCACTCGGCACTAACTTCAGTTTTACCACTAAAGACAAACACCATTTTCCTTGGGAACCCAAACCAAAGTTTAGAAGCAGACGAAGAACATGGAATTGAAATCGTTCATCAAGCAAGAAACTTTAGAAGCACTTACAGAACGCATTCAAGCTCTGTCGAAAGCTTGAGACCTGTGTTTTAGAGGGGGACACTTGCGTTTGAACTCTCACTGTCGTGTCGGAGCTCTCCCTCTTACTCGCCTTGTCCGAGCCCATCTATGCCCAACTGCTGAAGTTGTGCAGAACCACCATGGCCATGAATCCCTAAAAAAAACTCGGAGATGCTATAATCTCCAGATTGTTGCAGTGTGTCAAGGAATCTCAAACAgttatcaaaaacaaaaaaaaaaacatatgggTTAAATAGCACAGAATAAACTTcctttgtaaaattaaaaatatcacaaaTATCAGGGTCTTTTCTGTAACTTTTAATTGTATCCTCCACTCTGTTATAATTTCATCAAACTGGGAATTGGATAAGCCTGGCTCAGGGTTTTAGGGTTCTTGAAGTCACTCACAGTTCCATCTCTATCCACTATCTTCACCATCCACAGGTAAAATGAATATAGGATGTGTCTTAGATTCTGAAATTCACAACATTTCTTGGCTTCTTGGGtttcaaatttcatatatttctgattttttcgTCTGGTTAATCGACCTATATAGCTCTGTTTGTAACCAAACTCATGTTACGTTCGGAACTGAAACAATCACGACGTTATGTGAATCCTGATTTTATTAAACCCTATGTCATTGATTTATAAGCTATTACAACACTAAGTTAGATTATAAAGCCTCATGCTTTACAACAAACTCACTTGTAAGGAGATTCAAGATCTTGAGTTTAAATTCTTGTGCCCCTTCTTTATAGCTTT
It encodes:
- the LOC108850914 gene encoding ATP-dependent zinc metalloprotease FTSH 3, mitochondrial, with protein sequence MFMNGLQNLLNPLRDLAVFFSSLPHGSREHQQIDHTDVSNKSLVKLQGNNGNVIPAKTRGGQYMKEFVLVSEMVWFQDLLRFAPSLLLVGTLICWASQVKGGSGAVKRTGARVSNTGEATVTKADNSSKDKKIRFNDVAGCEEAKQELMELVHFLKNPKKYQDLGAKIPRGALLVGPPGTGKTLLAKATAGESGLPFLSMSGSDFVEVYAGVGASRVRRLFREARQSTPSIVFIDEIDAIGRARGGGGSNEHESTLNQLLVEMDGGGVLVLAATNRPDVLDKALLRPGRFARQIAVDKPDVKGRDEIFKIYLNKIKLEQEKPLCYYSGRLAALTPGFSGADISNLCNEAALLAARDEGDVVRMEHFESAVDRVIGGLEKNNLVISKLERRTVAYHESGHAVAGWFLEYAEPLLKVSIVPRGTATLGFAQYVPNENLFMTKEQFFDMTCVTLGGRAAEQVLIGKISTGAQNDLEEVTKMTYEQVTVYGFSDKVGLVSFGEDFCKRYSDQTRAIIDEEVREWLRKAYDKTVELIERHREQVAEVAELLLEKEVLHQDDLVRILGERPFKPVEMTNYDRFKSGFEKCDEEESTTMVKDVVDEGALSLVVPTKTQLLN